From a region of the Desulfovibrio sp. JC010 genome:
- a CDS encoding TRAP transporter large permease, whose product MEPTTLGIIGIFVMLALLMTRMPVAYVMTLVGFGGFSMLISLKGGMNLLSRSFYDTFSSYSLSTIPLFILMGQLAFNSGISRRLYSTAYHFLGHIQGGLAMATVAACTAFGSVCGSSPATAATMATVGIPEMKRYGYSNSLAAGSVASGGGLGMIMPPSIVLIVYGILTEQSIGELFMAGILPSVVLTILFIIAIAIVCGRDPSLGPKGENFPLSAKLKSLMGLLDTIAVFALVIGGMFFGFFTPNESAAVGVLGILTLGIIKRQLTWQAFVNSLYETLRTSVMVLFLVAGALIFGKFLAVTRIPFNVAAWTASFDLHPLIIVSMILVVYFIGGCIMDALALIMLTIPVFYPVITTLGFDPIWFGVIIVLVTQIGVITPPVGINVYVVYGMAQKFAPDITLEDIFKGTMPFLLAILVGIILFAIFPQIILYLPQAMY is encoded by the coding sequence ATGGAACCGACCACCCTTGGAATTATCGGCATCTTTGTGATGCTGGCCCTGCTCATGACCCGCATGCCGGTTGCTTACGTCATGACCTTAGTGGGCTTCGGCGGATTCTCCATGCTCATTTCCCTGAAAGGCGGCATGAACCTGCTTTCGCGAAGTTTTTACGATACTTTTTCATCTTACAGCCTGTCCACAATCCCGCTGTTTATCCTCATGGGCCAGCTGGCCTTTAACAGCGGAATCAGCCGCAGACTGTACTCCACGGCTTATCATTTTCTGGGACACATTCAGGGCGGTCTGGCCATGGCGACCGTTGCCGCCTGCACCGCTTTCGGTTCTGTATGCGGATCCAGCCCGGCCACTGCAGCCACCATGGCAACTGTCGGTATCCCGGAAATGAAACGGTACGGCTACTCCAACTCCCTTGCGGCGGGCTCCGTTGCTTCCGGCGGGGGCCTTGGCATGATTATGCCGCCCAGCATCGTGCTTATCGTATACGGCATCCTCACCGAACAATCCATCGGCGAACTTTTCATGGCTGGAATCCTGCCCTCAGTGGTGCTGACCATCCTGTTCATCATCGCCATTGCAATTGTGTGTGGACGCGACCCCAGCCTCGGTCCCAAAGGCGAAAATTTCCCCTTAAGCGCGAAGCTGAAATCCCTCATGGGTCTGCTTGATACCATTGCCGTGTTCGCCCTTGTAATCGGCGGCATGTTCTTCGGCTTCTTCACTCCCAACGAATCAGCAGCCGTGGGCGTGCTGGGCATCCTCACGCTGGGCATCATCAAACGCCAGCTCACATGGCAGGCTTTTGTGAACTCTCTTTACGAGACCCTGCGCACTTCAGTGATGGTGCTTTTCCTCGTGGCCGGGGCCCTGATTTTCGGAAAATTTCTGGCCGTAACCCGTATCCCCTTTAACGTTGCCGCATGGACCGCATCATTCGACCTGCATCCGCTGATCATTGTTTCCATGATCCTCGTGGTCTACTTCATCGGCGGCTGCATCATGGACGCGCTGGCCCTGATAATGCTGACCATCCCGGTCTTCTACCCGGTCATCACCACGCTGGGCTTCGATCCCATCTGGTTCGGGGTCATCATCGTGCTGGTCACCCAGATCGGGGTCATCACCCCGCCGGTGGGCATCAATGTCTACGTTGTTTACGGCATGGCCCAAAAGTTCGCCCCGGATATTACACTTGAAGATATCTTCAAGGGAACCATGCCCTTCCTGCTGGCCATTCTGGTAGGAATTATACTCTTTGCCATCTTCCCGCAGATAATTCTGTACCTACCCCAGGCCATGTATTAA
- a CDS encoding TRAP transporter small permease subunit — protein sequence MGNQVTGLIDKFEAFLKNIAAVCLIGMALLTGADIISRGVLDTPIFGVEDIVAVLAVLTTGLALGYAESQKANIGVEFLYSKMSAKTRRIVKIITTSISASLFGLVTWRLYLYGCSMRESGEVSMTLELPTDMVIFALAFGFGCFTLTLLKELIKNMAGGE from the coding sequence GTGGGTAATCAAGTCACAGGCCTCATTGATAAATTCGAGGCATTCTTAAAAAACATCGCCGCTGTCTGTTTGATCGGTATGGCTCTTTTGACCGGGGCGGATATTATTTCACGCGGCGTGCTGGATACCCCCATTTTCGGGGTGGAAGACATTGTGGCGGTTCTGGCAGTGCTGACCACCGGGCTGGCACTCGGTTATGCCGAAAGCCAGAAAGCCAACATCGGCGTGGAATTCCTGTACAGTAAAATGAGTGCCAAAACCCGGCGCATCGTCAAGATCATCACAACTTCGATAAGTGCTTCACTTTTCGGTCTGGTTACATGGAGACTCTATTTGTACGGTTGTTCCATGCGTGAATCCGGGGAAGTTTCCATGACCCTTGAACTGCCCACAGATATGGTCATTTTCGCTCTGGCATTCGGTTTCGGTTGCTTCACCCTTACCCTGCTGAAAGAACTCATCAAAAACATGGCGGGGGGAGAATAA
- a CDS encoding TRAP transporter substrate-binding protein, with amino-acid sequence MKKLLIIVVAAAMCMCALPLTAGAKSINLTYSNFFPPTHIQSKLAQQWSDEVTKQTEGRVSIAYFPGGTLTKAKQCYDGVVEGLSDVGMSALAYSRGRFPTMAAVDLPLGYKSGVAATEVANAVYEKFQPKELRDVKVLFFHAHGPGLLFTAKKPVKKLEDLKGMKLRGTGNSAQLLKALGAAPVAMSMPDTYQAIRKGVVDGGVYPMETNKGWKMGEVVDFCTLDYPVGYTTTFFAVMNKDKWDMISEQDQKIIMDISKEFAAKHGQAWDESDKEGREFLTKKGGQFIELSEAEGKRWKEKAAPMMDAYIEKANKKKLDGKAILDFTVETLNNVQ; translated from the coding sequence ATGAAAAAACTTTTGATTATAGTAGTGGCCGCAGCCATGTGCATGTGTGCACTGCCGCTCACAGCGGGCGCGAAATCCATTAACCTGACCTACTCCAACTTTTTCCCGCCCACACACATCCAGTCCAAGCTGGCCCAGCAGTGGAGCGATGAAGTTACCAAACAAACCGAAGGCCGCGTCAGCATCGCCTACTTCCCCGGCGGAACCCTGACCAAAGCCAAGCAGTGCTACGACGGTGTTGTGGAAGGACTTTCCGATGTAGGTATGTCCGCGCTGGCTTACTCCCGCGGCCGTTTCCCCACCATGGCAGCAGTTGACCTGCCGCTGGGCTACAAGTCCGGCGTAGCCGCCACCGAGGTTGCCAATGCTGTTTACGAAAAGTTCCAGCCCAAGGAACTGCGCGATGTAAAAGTGCTTTTCTTCCATGCCCACGGTCCCGGCCTGCTCTTCACCGCTAAAAAACCGGTCAAGAAGCTTGAGGACCTCAAAGGCATGAAACTGCGCGGTACCGGTAACTCCGCCCAATTGCTCAAAGCACTCGGCGCGGCCCCTGTTGCCATGTCCATGCCCGATACCTATCAGGCCATCCGCAAAGGCGTTGTTGACGGCGGTGTTTACCCCATGGAAACCAACAAAGGCTGGAAAATGGGCGAAGTTGTTGATTTCTGCACCCTTGATTACCCGGTCGGCTACACCACCACCTTCTTCGCGGTCATGAACAAAGACAAGTGGGACATGATCTCCGAGCAGGACCAGAAAATCATCATGGATATCAGTAAAGAATTCGCAGCCAAGCACGGTCAGGCATGGGATGAAAGCGATAAGGAAGGTCGTGAGTTCCTGACCAAGAAAGGCGGACAATTCATCGAACTGAGCGAAGCCGAAGGCAAACGCTGGAAAGAAAAAGCAGCACCCATGATGGATGCGTATATCGAAAAAGCAAACAAGAAAAAACTCGACGGTAAGGCAATACTCGATTTTACCGTTGAAACTTTGAACAACGTACAGTAA
- a CDS encoding TetR/AcrR family transcriptional regulator — MARKQQEKSLQTKKELMEAANELFGKKGFVETTVAEITKHAGYAKGSFYRHWVSKDKLFLEIVEEKLTEYRNSRDDRLDKAQSLEEVMNIIWDFLENIVRDQNWAKVFLEFTIYASRVPELREDLSLSQYRLSEEVFADLVRNFVETDYPPEKIGAFNTVLFEGYMVRSSIETGFMIQGSNEGLIGFQDIREAAVTLALTNGLKKAE, encoded by the coding sequence ATGGCCAGAAAACAACAGGAAAAATCGCTCCAAACCAAGAAAGAGCTCATGGAAGCGGCCAACGAACTTTTCGGCAAGAAGGGTTTCGTGGAAACTACAGTGGCAGAAATCACCAAGCATGCCGGGTACGCCAAGGGCAGCTTCTACCGCCACTGGGTGAGCAAGGACAAACTCTTTCTGGAGATCGTGGAAGAAAAGCTGACCGAGTACCGCAATTCCCGCGATGACCGTCTGGACAAAGCGCAGTCCCTTGAAGAAGTCATGAACATCATCTGGGATTTTCTGGAAAACATCGTTCGCGACCAGAACTGGGCCAAGGTTTTTCTGGAATTCACCATCTATGCCTCGCGGGTGCCGGAACTTCGTGAAGACCTGAGTCTAAGCCAATACCGTCTTTCCGAGGAAGTCTTTGCCGATCTGGTTCGCAATTTTGTGGAGACCGATTATCCGCCGGAAAAGATCGGGGCCTTCAACACTGTGCTCTTTGAAGGATATATGGTTCGCAGCTCCATTGAGACCGGATTCATGATCCAAGGCAGCAACGAGGGTTTGATCGGGTTTCAGGATATCCGCGAAGCAGCGGTAACCCTTGCACTGACCAACGGACTTAAAAAAGCTGAATAA
- a CDS encoding sulfite exporter TauE/SafE family protein produces the protein MRKLFILYIVLICSLCGIAVQAHPLGEVVQETTVMNEGARLLIVYDTSIGPSITATLIPDANHDGKVSRREERKLSRDISALLLPNLEVYLDDKQVTPELYYDSVVPAPGGYNNGLRSNLVYAIPLPKEDFGKHYLKFSDNNFQTGELKWLKWKVQADPEFSVVRTSPDSRELNYQFFAKKVDGDEASFPAPVPSMDDGIKPSPQEDSSQAALKDYLAQENLGPGTILFALGLAFFLGMGHALSPGHGKAMVAAYLIGRSGRIRDAFTLGTIVTVTHVASVIVLGIAALLLSRYFLPGDLYPWLGAFSGALVFGVGYMMLARRAVHSYGHAHHHHDHSHGHAHDHGHSHSHGHESKGGPVSWWSMLSLGIAGGMVPCPTALVVLLASVAFGRILFGLLLILSFSFGLAAVLIIIGILTVRASKLTERFSGSRKWIENLPVLSAGLVMLAGIAIAFNALHAGGILRINF, from the coding sequence GTGCGCAAGCTGTTTATCTTATATATTGTACTGATTTGTTCTCTGTGTGGAATTGCCGTTCAAGCCCATCCTCTGGGGGAGGTGGTGCAGGAAACCACGGTCATGAATGAGGGCGCGAGGCTGCTCATTGTGTATGATACCTCCATCGGTCCGTCCATCACTGCCACGCTCATTCCTGACGCGAATCACGATGGAAAGGTGTCCAGGCGGGAAGAACGCAAGCTTTCACGTGATATCAGTGCTCTTTTGCTGCCTAATCTCGAAGTCTATCTGGATGATAAACAGGTAACTCCTGAACTTTATTATGATTCCGTGGTCCCGGCCCCCGGCGGGTACAACAACGGTCTGCGTTCCAATCTGGTCTACGCCATTCCCCTGCCGAAGGAGGATTTCGGCAAGCATTACCTGAAATTCTCCGACAATAATTTTCAGACCGGGGAACTCAAGTGGCTGAAGTGGAAGGTGCAGGCCGACCCAGAGTTCAGCGTGGTGCGCACTTCGCCGGATTCGCGGGAACTGAATTATCAGTTTTTTGCCAAGAAGGTTGATGGCGATGAAGCATCATTTCCAGCTCCGGTTCCGTCCATGGATGACGGTATAAAGCCCAGCCCGCAGGAGGATTCCAGTCAGGCCGCACTCAAGGATTATCTTGCGCAGGAAAACCTCGGACCGGGAACCATACTTTTCGCGCTTGGATTGGCTTTTTTCTTAGGCATGGGCCATGCACTCAGCCCGGGGCACGGCAAGGCCATGGTTGCCGCCTATCTTATCGGGCGCAGCGGGCGTATTCGCGATGCCTTCACGCTGGGAACAATCGTGACCGTCACTCATGTTGCAAGTGTGATTGTGCTCGGTATCGCTGCCTTGCTGCTTTCCCGTTATTTTCTGCCCGGTGATCTTTATCCGTGGCTGGGGGCTTTTTCCGGTGCGCTGGTTTTTGGGGTCGGGTACATGATGCTGGCTCGCAGGGCGGTGCATAGCTACGGGCATGCCCATCATCATCACGACCATTCGCATGGACACGCCCATGATCACGGTCATTCGCACAGCCATGGGCATGAGAGCAAAGGAGGCCCGGTATCATGGTGGTCCATGCTCAGCCTCGGCATTGCCGGGGGTATGGTTCCCTGTCCGACAGCACTGGTTGTGCTGCTGGCCTCGGTGGCTTTCGGACGTATTTTGTTCGGTTTGCTGCTGATCCTGTCCTTCAGTTTCGGCCTTGCCGCAGTGCTTATAATCATCGGTATCCTGACCGTGCGGGCTTCGAAGCTTACCGAAAGGTTTTCCGGTTCACGCAAATGGATCGAGAACCTGCCCGTGCTAAGTGCCGGGCTGGTCATGCTGGCCGGAATCGCCATCGCGTTTAATGCCCTGCATGCCGGAGGGATTTTGCGGATTAATTTTTAA
- a CDS encoding MJ1477/TM1410 family putative glycoside hydrolase: MKIRYPLILILIFSMTACASATVKSSSSAPSGQSKQEIRMTPPQKKITSWAYQLQKPQVATLAESPYDLLVIDYSKDGSDKKRFSAKDISTLHKFQKTVLCYFSIGEAEEYRFYWQKDWKDNPPRFLGPENPDWAKNYKVKYWREDWWETGLRPYLDRILEAGFDGVYLDIVDAYWFWHEQDMEVRDTADEMVKLIKRIADYTRKKAGKNFIICPQNGMGVFNDCSPEYEKVYFKTVDMVGLESLLFNIHSTEDRDYRLNLAKQLADAGKTVLDVEYIEPSQYADYLKQVKALDFKLIPYGSTPDAELNGITDFWKFKN, encoded by the coding sequence ATGAAAATACGCTATCCACTTATTCTGATTCTTATTTTTTCAATGACAGCATGTGCTTCAGCAACGGTCAAATCTTCATCATCGGCACCTTCCGGGCAATCAAAACAGGAGATAAGGATGACCCCGCCGCAAAAAAAAATTACAAGCTGGGCCTACCAGCTGCAAAAACCGCAAGTGGCAACTCTGGCCGAGTCTCCCTACGACCTGCTGGTAATCGACTATTCAAAAGACGGCTCGGATAAAAAAAGATTCTCCGCGAAAGACATTTCCACCCTGCACAAATTCCAAAAAACCGTGCTCTGCTATTTCTCCATCGGCGAAGCTGAAGAGTATCGTTTTTACTGGCAGAAGGATTGGAAAGATAATCCGCCCCGTTTCTTGGGTCCGGAAAACCCGGACTGGGCTAAAAACTACAAAGTGAAATACTGGCGCGAAGACTGGTGGGAAACCGGACTGCGCCCTTATCTGGACCGCATTCTTGAAGCCGGTTTTGACGGCGTTTATCTCGACATAGTGGATGCGTACTGGTTCTGGCACGAACAAGACATGGAAGTACGCGATACAGCGGACGAAATGGTCAAACTGATCAAAAGAATCGCTGACTACACCCGCAAAAAGGCCGGAAAAAACTTCATAATCTGCCCCCAGAACGGAATGGGCGTTTTCAACGACTGCTCCCCGGAATACGAGAAAGTCTACTTCAAAACCGTGGACATGGTCGGCCTTGAGAGCCTGCTCTTCAATATCCACAGTACGGAAGACCGCGACTATCGCTTGAACCTCGCCAAACAACTCGCCGATGCAGGCAAAACAGTCCTTGATGTGGAATACATCGAACCGTCCCAATACGCAGATTACCTGAAACAGGTAAAAGCACTTGATTTCAAACTCATCCCCTACGGCTCAACGCCGGACGCGGAATTGAACGGGATTACAGATTTTTGGAAGTTTAAAAATTAA
- a CDS encoding GNA1162 family protein yields the protein MKKSFFTTLIFLFFLAGCSGTYMKDYVQPNGVASEARHAAVLPLVNLTNTPNAGRMVGDLLTTELYASTKFDLMESTEMLKRIKGDEDDLEFVMEDVVAQKLGSKLGVDTVIYGSVTEYQYKRGVNQSPTVGINLRMIDVSSGNVLWASSSSKSGGCFFGCTESLNSVAQETLADMVAAMSSVSAQ from the coding sequence GTGAAAAAGAGCTTTTTCACTACTTTGATTTTTCTTTTCTTTCTTGCCGGGTGTTCCGGTACCTACATGAAAGATTACGTACAGCCAAACGGTGTGGCCAGTGAGGCCCGCCACGCTGCCGTGCTGCCGCTGGTTAACCTGACAAATACTCCCAATGCAGGGCGTATGGTCGGTGATCTGCTGACCACCGAGCTTTATGCTTCCACAAAATTCGATCTCATGGAATCCACTGAGATGCTTAAGCGCATCAAGGGTGATGAGGATGATCTTGAGTTCGTCATGGAAGACGTGGTGGCCCAGAAACTGGGCAGCAAGCTCGGAGTGGATACCGTTATCTACGGTTCCGTTACTGAATACCAGTACAAGCGCGGGGTTAACCAGAGTCCTACCGTGGGCATCAATCTGCGTATGATTGATGTTTCTTCCGGCAATGTGCTCTGGGCTTCATCTTCTTCCAAGAGCGGGGGGTGCTTTTTCGGATGTACGGAATCCTTGAACAGCGTAGCGCAGGAAACCCTTGCGGATATGGTTGCGGCCATGTCTTCCGTTTCTGCGCAATAG
- a CDS encoding endo alpha-1,4 polygalactosaminidase, with product MYGILEQRSAGNPCGYGCGHVFRFCAIVALLVISFSLFGRTFAFGGNNAVSSWSCYYGHEDRTEKLSGFDLLVSAPGGQDPVPLRAKGVRVLSYVSLGEVAGNGPYYEEAKELGLLVRHNESWDSWVVDVRRPEWSSLLLTRIIPDALAAGYDGLFFDTLDSPIDMQRRDPDKYKGTERSCVELVRAIREKYPKLLLCQNRGFEIVRRTAPYLNYLLIEGLSSSMDLATSTRTDVSKADRDFLIAKAEIARKANPKLVVLTLDYVPADDKQEIKKAYDFSRKLGFVPYVSTPALNEVFIHASATHAFDK from the coding sequence ATGTACGGAATCCTTGAACAGCGTAGCGCAGGAAACCCTTGCGGATATGGTTGCGGCCATGTCTTCCGTTTCTGCGCAATAGTCGCACTGCTTGTGATCTCTTTCTCCTTGTTCGGCAGGACATTTGCGTTCGGCGGAAATAACGCCGTATCGTCATGGTCCTGCTACTACGGCCACGAAGACCGGACGGAAAAGCTGTCCGGTTTTGATCTGCTGGTCTCTGCCCCCGGCGGGCAGGACCCGGTTCCTTTGCGTGCAAAAGGGGTGAGGGTTCTCAGCTATGTCAGTCTCGGTGAGGTGGCGGGGAATGGTCCTTATTACGAGGAGGCCAAAGAGCTGGGGCTGCTTGTGCGCCATAATGAGAGCTGGGATTCATGGGTGGTGGATGTGCGCCGCCCGGAATGGAGCAGTCTGCTTTTGACCCGCATAATCCCCGATGCTTTGGCGGCGGGATATGACGGGCTTTTTTTTGATACCCTTGATTCGCCTATTGATATGCAGCGTCGTGACCCGGATAAATATAAGGGAACCGAGCGGTCCTGTGTTGAGCTGGTCCGGGCCATCCGGGAGAAGTATCCCAAGCTGCTGCTCTGCCAGAACCGGGGTTTTGAGATCGTCCGCCGCACGGCTCCGTATCTCAATTACCTGCTGATAGAAGGGCTGAGCAGCTCCATGGATTTAGCCACCTCCACCCGCACGGATGTTTCAAAAGCAGACCGCGATTTTCTCATCGCCAAGGCAGAAATTGCCCGCAAGGCCAATCCGAAACTGGTGGTCCTGACTCTTGATTATGTTCCGGCTGATGATAAGCAGGAAATCAAAAAGGCTTACGATTTTTCCCGCAAGCTGGGTTTTGTTCCTTATGTCAGCACTCCTGCTTTAAATGAGGTGTTCATTCATGCGTCTGCCACACATGCGTTTGATAAATAG
- a CDS encoding DUF2194 domain-containing protein — MRLPHMRLINRIVVAFLLVILGVTFVHAEQVKRKVLVLYNSAEGRSARGNSFVEGFAAPLNYLGFLYEVRDVTLRPLPSDEKMSEYRAVFTTFSEDLMDKPEEYLKWLIRQQKQGRQVLIAGTPGAFSDYDKVSADPVLIKKLFSNLGFSYQGNATNDDYRLKYEYVDPQNMNFERKLPLFPEKYMQIVPTGEDVESWVKVGLKNRSGSTAAVVAVGPRGGYALDGYMRWQDPVDYQKQWYLNPFEFLRIGLDLKGMPTLTPTTLNGKRLAFAHIDGDGFAGYTEIDKHKVCAEIVMERIFEGYDFPNSASVIAGEINPAVKGSLDNVELAKTMFEMENVETSSHSYTHPYAWNAKLRESKEYAEDFVIGQYELADYKFDGRYEIVGSCDYISENLAPADKPCKVLFWSGMCDPTEEQVAIADRAGILNMNGGDTVFDERRNSYFGVSPLYRALGNHNQIYTGQANENILTNLWSGPYYGFRNIVETMERTGSPRRIMPIDIYYHFYSGEKFASLKALEDVYEWALSQDTARVFASAYIKMVNGYLAAKVEKISPDRIVFRDYAHCLSVRLDGMEKVPDLARCKNVIGYDIQPEGIFVHLRPGTARAELVLTADKQANAGNVYLKNGSGWVRNFKRTAKGVRFDFECFSKGRFQLGGLVPDSRYRLIRRDGPPLELSSSGEGVLSVEDMLSGPMEINLI; from the coding sequence ATGCGTCTGCCACACATGCGTTTGATAAATAGGATTGTTGTCGCATTTCTGCTTGTGATCCTCGGTGTTACTTTCGTTCATGCGGAGCAGGTCAAGCGTAAGGTGCTGGTGCTCTATAACAGTGCGGAAGGCCGTTCCGCACGAGGCAACAGCTTTGTAGAAGGCTTTGCCGCACCCTTGAACTACCTCGGATTTTTGTACGAAGTTCGGGATGTCACGCTGCGACCGCTCCCTTCGGATGAAAAAATGTCTGAATACAGAGCTGTGTTCACTACATTTTCCGAAGATTTAATGGACAAACCTGAGGAATATCTCAAGTGGCTGATACGGCAGCAGAAACAGGGTAGGCAAGTGCTCATTGCCGGAACTCCTGGAGCTTTCAGTGATTATGATAAAGTTTCCGCCGACCCGGTGCTGATTAAAAAACTATTTTCCAATCTTGGATTTTCCTATCAGGGCAACGCCACCAATGACGATTATCGGCTGAAGTATGAGTATGTTGATCCGCAGAATATGAATTTTGAGCGTAAATTACCGCTTTTTCCGGAAAAATACATGCAGATTGTCCCGACCGGGGAGGACGTTGAATCATGGGTTAAGGTCGGCCTGAAAAATCGATCCGGATCAACTGCTGCCGTTGTGGCAGTGGGGCCGCGTGGCGGTTATGCTCTTGACGGCTACATGCGCTGGCAGGACCCGGTTGATTATCAGAAACAATGGTATTTGAATCCCTTTGAATTTTTGCGCATCGGTCTGGATTTAAAGGGGATGCCCACCTTGACCCCCACAACCCTGAACGGCAAGCGACTGGCTTTTGCTCATATCGATGGTGATGGTTTTGCCGGATATACCGAGATAGACAAGCATAAGGTCTGCGCTGAAATTGTCATGGAGCGTATTTTCGAAGGCTATGATTTTCCCAACTCGGCTTCAGTCATTGCCGGGGAGATCAACCCTGCAGTGAAGGGCAGTCTGGATAATGTTGAGCTGGCAAAAACCATGTTTGAGATGGAAAATGTGGAGACTTCTTCCCACTCCTACACCCACCCTTACGCATGGAATGCCAAGCTGCGTGAATCCAAGGAGTATGCGGAAGATTTTGTCATCGGGCAGTACGAGCTTGCGGATTATAAATTTGATGGCCGGTATGAAATTGTCGGTTCCTGCGATTATATTTCCGAAAATCTGGCCCCGGCGGATAAGCCCTGCAAGGTCCTTTTCTGGTCCGGTATGTGTGATCCTACGGAAGAGCAGGTGGCCATTGCCGATAGGGCCGGAATCCTGAATATGAACGGCGGGGATACTGTCTTTGATGAACGGCGTAATTCTTATTTCGGGGTTTCCCCTCTTTACCGTGCACTTGGCAACCACAACCAGATTTATACCGGGCAGGCCAATGAAAATATCCTGACCAATCTCTGGTCCGGGCCGTATTACGGATTCCGCAACATCGTGGAAACAATGGAACGGACCGGATCACCGCGCCGGATCATGCCCATCGATATTTACTACCATTTTTACAGCGGTGAGAAATTCGCATCTCTCAAGGCCCTTGAAGATGTTTATGAATGGGCACTCAGTCAGGATACTGCCCGGGTTTTTGCCTCCGCCTACATCAAGATGGTTAACGGATATCTGGCAGCCAAAGTGGAGAAGATTTCCCCGGACCGTATTGTGTTCCGCGATTATGCGCATTGCCTTTCTGTGCGCTTGGACGGCATGGAAAAAGTGCCTGATCTGGCCCGGTGCAAAAACGTAATCGGTTACGACATCCAGCCTGAAGGGATTTTCGTGCATTTGCGTCCCGGAACTGCGCGGGCAGAACTGGTACTGACTGCGGATAAGCAGGCCAATGCGGGGAATGTTTATTTGAAAAACGGTTCCGGCTGGGTGCGGAATTTTAAGCGTACCGCAAAGGGCGTGCGTTTTGATTTTGAGTGTTTCAGCAAAGGACGTTTTCAGTTGGGCGGGCTGGTGCCGGACAGCAGGTACAGGCTTATCCGCAGGGACGGTCCGCCTCTGGAACTCAGCAGCAGCGGGGAAGGAGTGCTTAGTGTGGAAGATATGCTTTCCGGCCCCATGGAGATTAATCTGATTTGA